CAGACATGAACCGCCAAGCCGCCTCTTGCACCAACGCGAAATCCGAAATCCGGAATACAAGATCTTTCACGCTGATTGAGCTGCTGGTCGTGGTGGCGATCATCGCCGTGCTGGTCTCGATCCTGCTGCCCGCCCTCAGCGCGGCGCGGGACACGGCCAAAACGGTGGCGTGCCTGAGCAACCAGCGACAGGCGGGAATCGTGTTTCAGCAGTATTTCGACATGTATTACGACGTGATTCCTCCGGCGTCGTGGTGGCCTCAGCCGCCGATGGCGGGCGTTGATTACCGCATCTGGGCCTGGCTGCTGCTGGACGCCGGTCTGGTTCGCCACGGCGTCGGCCCCAACGACACGTATCCGGAGGTGATCGCCCTTAATGCCGGCACCTATCCCGAAGGCGTCTGGCGGTGCCCAGCGGGAGACGCCTCGCCGGATTGGTGGATGAACCAGACCCACTACGGCATGAGCGGAAACCTGACCCACATCGATCCGGTCGTCCTTCCCCGTCGCAAGTGGTATATGCGGGTGACCCAACTGCCGGACCCGGGGGCCAAGGCCCTTCTGGCCGACTCGCTGCACTC
The window above is part of the Phycisphaerae bacterium genome. Proteins encoded here:
- a CDS encoding prepilin-type N-terminal cleavage/methylation domain-containing protein, whose protein sequence is MNRQAASCTNAKSEIRNTRSFTLIELLVVVAIIAVLVSILLPALSAARDTAKTVACLSNQRQAGIVFQQYFDMYYDVIPPASWWPQPPMAGVDYRIWAWLLLDAGLVRHGVGPNDTYPEVIALNAGTYPEGVWRCPAGDASPDWWMNQTHYGMSGNLTHIDPVVLPRRKWYMRVTQLPDPGAKALLADSLHSGLNHHAIYIEDPAYYGMFRHRDATNLLFFDGHAVTKARGPNDPVMIFSRFVNDFCKYAGWNDE